Proteins co-encoded in one Brassica rapa cultivar Chiifu-401-42 chromosome A02, CAAS_Brap_v3.01, whole genome shotgun sequence genomic window:
- the LOC103853562 gene encoding sodium transporter HKT1, with the protein MERVGARILAKIRSQVFAKHLSPLCLYFIYFLTFSILGFLALKISKPRITSRPHDFDLFFTSVSALTISSMSTIDMEVFSNTQLIFLTILMFLGGEVFTSFLNLYFSHFTKFVYPHNKVRHLTDSFDLDRRMEEPRIDIENVIDHQEGSIQMIERASKCLYSVVLGYHLITHLVGSLLVLVYVSFIKTARDVLSSKDISPLTFSVFMTVSTFANGGFVPTNENMIIFRKNSGLLWLLIPQGLMGNTLFPCFLVLIIWGLYKITKRNEFGYILKNHKKMGYYHLLSVRVCILLGLTVLGFFLFQFLLFCTFEWSSEPLEGMSWYEKLVGSLFQVVNSRHTGETIVDISTLSPATLIFFITMMFLPPYTLFMPLTEENNNKDEEDDSGNGNKRKRSGFFVSQLSFLVICIFLVSIVEEEQLRRDPLNFNVLNITLEVISAYGNVGFTTGYSCKRRLDASDGVCKDASYGFVGRWSPTGKIILILVMLYGRFKHFTSKSGRAWILYPSSF; encoded by the exons atggagaGAGTTGGGGCAAGAATATTAGCTAAAATCCGTTCACAGGTGTTTGCTAAGCATCTGTCCCCCCTCTGCCTCTACTTCATCTATTTCCTGACCTTCTCCATTTTAGGGTTTTTGGCACTCAAGATCTCGAAGCCAAGAATCACTTCACGTCCTCATGACTTTGACCTCTTCTTCACTTCTGTTTCCGCcctcaccatctcttccatgtCCACCATCGACATGGAAGTCTTCTCCAACACCCAACTTATCTTTCTCACTATACTTATGTTCCTCGGTGGAGAGGTCTTTACTTCCTTCCTTAATCTCTACTTTTCTCATTTCACAAAATTCGTCTACCCTCATAACAAGGTTAGACACCTTACGGACTCTTTCGACTTGGACCGTCGTATGGAGGAACCCCGTATTGACATCGAGAACGTCATTGATCATCAAGAAGGTTCAATCCAGATGATTGAGAGGGCATCTAAGTGCTTGTACTCAGTGGTTCTTGGTTACCATCTCATTACACACCTAGTCGGCTCCCTGTTGGTTCTTGTGTACGTAAGCTTTATTAAAACAGCGAGAGATGTTCTTAGTTCCAAGGACATCTCACCTCTCACTTTCTCGGTGTTTATGACTGTCTCCACATTCGCAAACGGTGGATTTGTCCCAACTAATGAGAACATGATCATCTTCCGCAAGAACTCGGGCCTTCTTTGGCTCCTTATCCCTCAAGGTCTGATGGGAAACACTTTGTTCCCTTGCTTCTTGGTGCTGATCATATGGGGTCTTTATAAGATTACAAAGCGCAACGAGTTTGGTTATATTCTTAAGAACCACAAGAAGATGGGATACTATCATTTACTTTCCGTTCGTGTCTGTATTCTTCTTGGATTGACGGTGTTagggttttttttgtttcaatttctTCTCTTTTGCACTTTTGAGTGGAGTTCAGAGCCTCTTGAAGGAATGAGTTGGTACGAGAAGTTGGTTGGATCGTTGTTTCAAGTGGTGAACTCGAGACATACCGGAGAAACTATTGTAGACATCTCTACACTTTCCCCAGCTACCTTGATATTCTTCATCACAATGAT GTTCCTTCCTCCGTACACATTGTTTATGCCGTTGACCgaagaaaataataacaaagATGAAGAGGATGATTCCGGAAATGGAAACAAACGGAAAAGAAGTGGGTTCTTCGTGTCACAACTTTCCTTTTTAGTAATATGCATTTTTCTTGTTTCCATCGTCGAAGAAGAACAACTACGACGAGATCCACTCAACTTTAACGTTCTTAACATCACTCTCGAAGTTATCAG TGCATATGGAAACGTGGGGTTCACGACCGGGTACAGCTGCAAACGGCGGCTGGACGCTAGCGATGGTGTCTGCAAAGACGCGAGTTACGGTTTTGTGGGAAGGTGGAGTCCCACTGGGAAAATTATACTTATATTAGTAATGTTGTATGGTAGGTTTAAACACTTTACGTCCAAATCTGGCCGGGCATGGATTCTATATCCCTCTTCTTtctaa